One genomic region from Epinephelus fuscoguttatus linkage group LG6, E.fuscoguttatus.final_Chr_v1 encodes:
- the LOC125889973 gene encoding mothers against decapentaplegic homolog 2 isoform X1, giving the protein MSSILPFTPPVVKRLLGWKKSTSGPGGAGGGEQNGQEEKWCEKAVKSLVKKLKKTGQLDELEKAITTQNCNTKCVTIPSNCSEIWGLSTPNTIEQWDTSGLYSYPDQTRSLDGRLQVSHRKGLPHVIYCRLWRWPDLHSHHELRAIEACEYAFHLKKDEVCINPYHYQRVETPVLPPVLVPRHSEILPELPPLDDYTHSIPENTNFPAGIEPPNNYIPETPPPGYISEDGEASDQQMNQSMDTGSPAELSPSTLSPVNHSMDLQPVTYSEPAFWCSIAYYELNQRVGETFHASQPSLTVDGFTDPSNSERFCLGLLSNVNRNATVEMTRRHIGRGVRLYYIGGEVFAECLSDSAIFVQSPNCNQRYGWHPATVCKIPPGCNLKIFNNQEFAALLAQSVNQGFEAVYQLTRMCTIRMSFVKGWGAEYRRQTVTSTPCWIELHLNGPLQWLDKVLTQMGSPSARCSSMS; this is encoded by the exons ATGTCCTCCATCTTGCCATTCACCCCTCCTGTGGTGAAGAGGCTGTTGGGCTGGAAGAAGTCGACCAGCGGCCCGGGCGGAGCAGGCGGTGGAGAACAGAATGGGCAAGAGGAGAAATGGTGTGAGAAGGCTGTGAAGAGCTTAGTGAAGAAACTAAAGAAGACAGGCCAGCTAGATGAGCTGGAGAAAGCTATCACCACACAGAACTGCAACACCAAGTGTGTCACCATCCCCAG CAATTGCTCTGAAATATGGGGACTGAGTACACCAAATACGATAGAACAGTGGGATACATCAGGCCTTTACAGCTACCCTGACCAAACCAG ATCCCTGGATGGCCGCCTGCAGGTCTCCCACAGGAAGGGGCTTCCCCATGTTATCTACTGTCGCTTGTGGCGATGGCCAGACCTCCACAGCCACCACGAGCTGCGCGCCATTGAGGCCTGTGAGTATGCCTTCCACCTAAAGAAGGATGAGGTCTGCATCAACCCCTACCACTACCAGAGGGTGGAGACCCCAG TGCTGCCTCCTGTTCTTGTGCCAAGACACTCAGAAATCCTGCCAGAGCTGCCACCTCTGGATGACTACACTCATTCCATACCTGAGAACACAAACTTTCCTGCAGGAATTGAACCTCCAAACAACTATATACCAG AAACACCTCCACCAGGCTACATCAGTGAGGATGGGGAGGCCAGCGATCAACAGATGAATCAAAGTATGGACACAG GTTCTCCAGCAGAGCTCTCCCCCAGCACTCTGTCTCCTGTCAATCACAGCATGG ACCTGCAGCCGGTGACTTACTCTGAGCCAGCCTTCTGGTGCTCTATAGCCTATTACGAGCTGAACCAGCGTGTGGGGGAGACGTTCCACGCCTCTCAGCCTTCGCTGACAGTGGACGGATTTACAGATCCATCAAATTCTGAGCGTTTCTGCCTGGGCCTGCTGTCTAATGTCAACAGGAACGCCACTGTGGAGATGACCCGGAGGCACATAG GAAGAGGAGTTAGACTCTACTACATTGGAGGGGAGGTATTTGCTGAGTGCCTGAGTGATAGCGCCATCTTTGTCCAGAGTCCAAACTGCAACCAGCGATATGGCTGGCATCCAGCAACAGTGTGTAAAATTCCTCCAG GCTGTAATCTAAAAATCTTCAACAACCAGGAATTTGCAGCCCTGCTGGCTCAGTCAGTCAACCAGGGCTTTGAGGCTGTCTACCAGCTCACCAGGATGTGCACCATCCGCATGAGCTTTGTCAAAGGCTGGGGAGCCGAGTACAG GCGGCAGACTGTAACAAGCACTCCTTGCTGGATCGAGCTGCATTTGAATGGTCCCCTGCAGTGGCTGGACAAGGTTCTGACCCAGATGGGTTCCCCGTCTGCACGCTGCTCCAGTATGTCCTAA
- the LOC125889973 gene encoding mothers against decapentaplegic homolog 2 isoform X2, giving the protein MSSILPFTPPVVKRLLGWKKSTSGPGGAGGGEQNGQEEKWCEKAVKSLVKKLKKTGQLDELEKAITTQNCNTKCVTIPSNCSEIWGLSTPNTIEQWDTSGLYSYPDQTRSLDGRLQVSHRKGLPHVIYCRLWRWPDLHSHHELRAIEACEYAFHLKKDEVCINPYHYQRVETPVLPPVLVPRHSEILPELPPLDDYTHSIPENTNFPAGIEPPNNYIPETPPPGYISEDGEASDQQMNQSSPAELSPSTLSPVNHSMDLQPVTYSEPAFWCSIAYYELNQRVGETFHASQPSLTVDGFTDPSNSERFCLGLLSNVNRNATVEMTRRHIGRGVRLYYIGGEVFAECLSDSAIFVQSPNCNQRYGWHPATVCKIPPGCNLKIFNNQEFAALLAQSVNQGFEAVYQLTRMCTIRMSFVKGWGAEYRRQTVTSTPCWIELHLNGPLQWLDKVLTQMGSPSARCSSMS; this is encoded by the exons ATGTCCTCCATCTTGCCATTCACCCCTCCTGTGGTGAAGAGGCTGTTGGGCTGGAAGAAGTCGACCAGCGGCCCGGGCGGAGCAGGCGGTGGAGAACAGAATGGGCAAGAGGAGAAATGGTGTGAGAAGGCTGTGAAGAGCTTAGTGAAGAAACTAAAGAAGACAGGCCAGCTAGATGAGCTGGAGAAAGCTATCACCACACAGAACTGCAACACCAAGTGTGTCACCATCCCCAG CAATTGCTCTGAAATATGGGGACTGAGTACACCAAATACGATAGAACAGTGGGATACATCAGGCCTTTACAGCTACCCTGACCAAACCAG ATCCCTGGATGGCCGCCTGCAGGTCTCCCACAGGAAGGGGCTTCCCCATGTTATCTACTGTCGCTTGTGGCGATGGCCAGACCTCCACAGCCACCACGAGCTGCGCGCCATTGAGGCCTGTGAGTATGCCTTCCACCTAAAGAAGGATGAGGTCTGCATCAACCCCTACCACTACCAGAGGGTGGAGACCCCAG TGCTGCCTCCTGTTCTTGTGCCAAGACACTCAGAAATCCTGCCAGAGCTGCCACCTCTGGATGACTACACTCATTCCATACCTGAGAACACAAACTTTCCTGCAGGAATTGAACCTCCAAACAACTATATACCAG AAACACCTCCACCAGGCTACATCAGTGAGGATGGGGAGGCCAGCGATCAACAGATGAATCAAA GTTCTCCAGCAGAGCTCTCCCCCAGCACTCTGTCTCCTGTCAATCACAGCATGG ACCTGCAGCCGGTGACTTACTCTGAGCCAGCCTTCTGGTGCTCTATAGCCTATTACGAGCTGAACCAGCGTGTGGGGGAGACGTTCCACGCCTCTCAGCCTTCGCTGACAGTGGACGGATTTACAGATCCATCAAATTCTGAGCGTTTCTGCCTGGGCCTGCTGTCTAATGTCAACAGGAACGCCACTGTGGAGATGACCCGGAGGCACATAG GAAGAGGAGTTAGACTCTACTACATTGGAGGGGAGGTATTTGCTGAGTGCCTGAGTGATAGCGCCATCTTTGTCCAGAGTCCAAACTGCAACCAGCGATATGGCTGGCATCCAGCAACAGTGTGTAAAATTCCTCCAG GCTGTAATCTAAAAATCTTCAACAACCAGGAATTTGCAGCCCTGCTGGCTCAGTCAGTCAACCAGGGCTTTGAGGCTGTCTACCAGCTCACCAGGATGTGCACCATCCGCATGAGCTTTGTCAAAGGCTGGGGAGCCGAGTACAG GCGGCAGACTGTAACAAGCACTCCTTGCTGGATCGAGCTGCATTTGAATGGTCCCCTGCAGTGGCTGGACAAGGTTCTGACCCAGATGGGTTCCCCGTCTGCACGCTGCTCCAGTATGTCCTAA
- the LOC125890635 gene encoding immediate early response 3-interacting protein 1-like, whose amino-acid sequence MAFTLYSLIQAAILCVNAVAVLHEERFLSKIGWGVDQSVGGFGDEPGIKVQLMNLVRSVRTVMRVPLIGVNAVCIVLLLLFG is encoded by the exons ATGGCGTTTACTTTGTATTCTCTCATTCAAGCAGCAATTCTGTGCGTCAATGCTGTCGCTGTATTGCACGAAGAAAGATTTCTGAGTAAAA TCGGCTGGGGAGTGGACCAAAGTGTCGGAGGTTTTGGTGATGAACCAGGCATCAAAGTGCAGCTAATGAACCTTGTCCGCTCTGTGAGGACAGTAATGAGAG TGCCGCTGATAGGAGTGAATGCAGTGTGCATagtgctgctgctcctgtttGGATGA